The sequence GGGATGAGCTAGAGCTGGGTTTTGTAATCTAGAActacccatccatccattatctgtaagtgcttatccagttcagggtcacggtgggtccagagcctacctggaatcattgggcgcaaggtaggaatataccctggagggggcgccattccttcacagggcaacacacactcacacattcactcacacctacggacacttttgagccaccaatccacctaccaacgtgtgtttttggactgtaggaggaaactggagcacccggaggaaacccacgcggacacagggagaacacaccaactgctcacagtcagtgggaatcaaacccacaatctccaggcccctggggctgtgtgactgcgacactacctgctgcaccaccgtgccgccctaatctagaactaatcatctaaaATTAGTACCAAAACTGAGTTAGATCCTGGACTGATGCTTGATGTGCTGGGGTGTTCCACTATAGCTGTATGAGAAACTCAGGAGGGAAACAGAACACCATAGCTGAGCATTTCTCCATGAAGCTTCAGTTTACAAACGGGTGGATTAAGACCAccagggtttcttatgtcataaacctaagtaATGAATCATGGTGGGGCTTTTGAGCTGCAGGTGTGATGGAGGTGATAGAAATATTAATTGCCTACTCCTAGACCTGAGAGTACTGAATGAAAGGCATTGTAAAACTGGgggaattatttattaaaatcagAAACTGCGTTTCATAGGTTATATGTTGTGCTTTAGTGCCTAGGAGGCAGATTTTCATAAAGTggattttgtttaaatttaagacGTATGCTGAAtgaaatgtaggctaaaaagtTTCTTTAGTAAAATGCGTTGGAAATATTAAAAGAGCCGTGCAGAAGCTGTTTTTTCACGGTTACAGTACGACAAACTTGTTGAGAGTGTTTTCCCAGTAACAGCACTGTGTGTCTCCTGTGCTGTAGACGGCGGTGTGTCGAGCTCCAGTTGTGTTTTGGAGAGAACCGAAACAGTGCCGAAGTGCCAACTGAGTAAATAAAGGGCTGAAATGGACTCTAATGACGCAGGTAAACGATACAAATACGGTAAACCACCGTGGTTTACGTATTTAACGTTGAATATTCCAATTTCGGTCCTCTGCGCATAGAGAATCTTATCTCTGAGGGGAGCCTCTGTGTTAGCCTGACAGAAGCTAGCGCATTAGCCACTAGAGCCATAGCCTAACCGACAACAGTCAGGAGTAATATAGCTACAGACATGTATTATCACATATATGTGAATAGAAttagttgtggttgttgttggtTATTTTGCCGTTAAATAACGGACAAGGCCTTTACGTTATCGGTTCTCACGGTAGTCCCTGTACCTCAGGGTTTTCGGAGAGGTTTATGCTGCGTTCGAGTGATGTCGGTAACGGGGAAATACCATTTTCCGACTTATTTAAATTACACCCGAACGGCGGACAAAGTCGTATTCATCCACTGGTAAACTCGGGGTTCTAGATGATACACGAGTTTACGAGATGTGGGGTATATCGCGACCTTTTACCTCTTCCCCagagaaaatggcaaatatgcATTTGAAAAGAACCCATACCTCATTGAGTAGAACCCGTACGTCATTGAGTAGAACCCGTACCTCATTGAATAGAACCCATACCTCATTGAATAGAACCCATACCTCATTGAGTAGAACCCGTACCTCATTGAGTAGAACCCATACCTCATTGAATAGAACCCATACCTCATTGAGTAGAACCCATACCTCATTGAATAGAAACCATACCTCATTGAATAGAAACCATACCTCATTGAGTCGAACCCGTACCTCATTGAGTAGAAACCATACCTCATTGAGTAGAACCCATACCTCATTGAGTAGAACCCATACCTCATTGAATAGAAACCATACCTCATTGAATAGAACCCATACCTCATTGAGTAGAACCCGTACCTCATTGAGTAGAACCCATACCTCATTGAATAGAACCCATACCTCATTGAGTAGAACCCATACCTCATTGAATAGAAACCATACCTCATTGAATAGAAACCATACCTCATTGAGTCGAACCCGTACCTCATTGAGTAGAAACCATACCTCATTGAGTAGAACCCGTACCTCATTGAGTAGAACCCATACCTCATTGAGTAGAACCCGTACCTCATTGAGTAGAACCCATACCTCATTGAATAGAACCCATATCTCATTGAATAGAACCCATACCTCATTGAGTAGAACCCATATCTCATTGAATAGAACCCATATCTCATTGAATAGAACCCATACCTCATTGAGTAGAACCCATATCTCATTGAATAGAACCCATATCTCATTGAATAGAACCCATACCTCATTGAGTAGAACCCATACCTCATTGAGTAGAACCCATATCTCATTGAATAGAACCCATACCTCATTGAATAGAACCCATACCTCATTGAGTAGAACCCATACCTCATTGAATAGAACCCATACCTCATTGAATAGAACCCATACCTCATTGAGTAGAACCCATACCACATTGAAAAGAACCCATACCTAGCAATATCCatatcattgtttttatttaattctgtaAACATGTGATTAGTCCTAtttaccaataaataaatagataacgGTAAGTATTTTTACCACAGTCAATTCCATCctctatttattatttagaaTTAGGCTACGCAAACTGTTTACGGTGTCTTTATGACTGATATATCTATGTAAATAAGCTCATATAAAAGTCAGAATTTCAGTGCGACTGGCCAGAATTAATCTGCTGCAATGTAAAAAATTTGGTCTCGTGACATTTATCAAAAACAAACGAGAATTACAAATGATAGTTTGACATTTTTGTCTAGCATATACCTCACTGCACCGAATGTAATGTCTTGTACACTACTGCTGGGATCATGTTAATAGTGTCTTCTCTTTCCTTAGGTCGAGGAGGATGgaagaataataacaataataaatttgGACAGAAGAGCAAGATCAATGTTATTATGAGGCAGGAGGAACTGATTGCTCAGAAAAAGCGAGAGATAGAAGCGAAGATGGCAGAGCAAGCCAAAAGGAACATACCGACTCCTAGCAAGCCACTACCACAAAGGTAACTTGGTTGCTACTAATTTACTAAAGCCTTATTGGTATACACCTCCTATGCCTTTCAAAACTAAGATTTATTTAATGATGCTTTTCCAGCACCCCACCTTCACAGGATTCAACCTCCCAAGGGTCAACCTCAAACAAGTTTGTGAATGACGGAAGCTTCCTGCAGCAATTCTTGAAGATGCAGAAGGAGAAGTCCAGCACAGATTCAGGTTTGAAACTCTTTTCAGACTAACCTCTTTAACCATgattatatatgtatgtaatgACCTCACCTGAAGCCTGAGAGCAGTCATGTCATTCAGAATAATGTTGTAATTTTGTCCAGCGTAACAATGACAATGTGTAATGTATTGACTGATGCTATTTCACACAGGATCCAACAGTCATCCCAAAAGCTCCACCCCCTCTTCTCAAAGCCAAAAGAAGAGCATTCTGGTCGGGAAACGGCCTGGTTTGGGGGTTAGCAGCATGCTCAGCCAGTTTAAGAACTACTCACAGACCAAAAAGACCCCACTACAAATCCCTCGACCAAGTGTCTTTAGCTCCCCAGATGAGGACGAGGACGTGGAGGAGGATGATGCACAGTACCTGGAGGTCAAAGGTATACTCTTGACTTATTTTCTGGCAAAATTACCTCTGTCCTGTTTTAATATATTGTGGTTAAGGTAGTCGTTTATCTGCGCTCCTGTCAGTTCTTTTAGCGCAATGAGCAACACTGTCAAAACCTGGATATTTTACAGAATACCAGTGAGTTGTTCATATGCACTGTCCATAATGATTCCAGATGTTTTAAATTAGAAGGATGGCAAGACATAGGGTCCTAGGTTCTCCAGAACAATATTTGCTACAGTGCTGCAGTTtttgatttattgattgttGCAGGAGTAAGCAGCTAATATTTTGAACCCCCAAAAAGcctgttgttttgtgtttagtgaTGTAGGCTTGACCAAAGCTGATGAAACATGCTGCATTTAAGGATACTGCATGTTTCACAGCCTCCCATTTCCCAATGTTCTGTCTTATTAGTACgcagttgtgaatgtgtgagttatgGTGGAGTACTCATAGCCTGCTTAAAGTTTCCCCCCCAGAGGATGAAGACTTGGTCCTCATCATCAATCGGATGGCGTCTTTCGTTGCTGAAGGGGGGCCAGAGCTTGAAAGGAAAGCTATAGAAGATTACAAGGACAATCCCCTTTTCTCGTAAGTAACTGAATGTGTAGCAGCAGCATATCACACACAGTATGTATCCTGTCTTTTCATAGCAAAATAACGTAAGCCGTGTCTGCTTAAACAGATTCCTGACTGAGAGGAACGGCCAGGAGCATCTGTATTTCCGCAAGAGAGTAGCTCAGCTGAGGCAACAGAGCCAGCAGAAAGACTCACCTGCACAATTAGATGGTAAGAGTTCATGTCCTGTTTAATTGTTCTCTAATTTCTTTACCAGTACAAAGGGGGGTTGTTTTAAgagaagctgtatttttaagagGAACAAAACATTCGGAACAAATGTCTCACTTTGAAAATATATCTAAGCAAATAAAAATCCTTCTAAAATCATTTGAATCTTGTTAGAATGCTACTTGGAGCTCATTCTTTGAAAAATAGAGCTTTGCCATGGGTACCTGTTCCAAGTTGCAAAAAATTACCTTCCTCCTGCCCCTCCCTCTCTTATTCCCTTACCTGCAGTAGACTGATAAGATGCAGTTGAGTAGTAGTTTGAGTTGAGTCCCAGTACTGATAGGCTGCTTAAAGTCTTCTCCTCAGTGGACGAGGAAACGAAGAAAGTGGCTGAGAAGCTGGCCCGCTTCGTGGCCGATGGAGGGCCAGAGGTGGAGGCCATCGCTGTCAAGCACAACCATGACAATCCTTCCTTCAGGTAAGACTTTTCAAACGTGCTCAGATGAAGAGGCTACATCTGTAAGAATGTTCATGTAACACTTTTCAGCATCACCACCATGTTCTCTTCTGCTGTGCTACTGGAGTGTAAAATTAGAATGGGAATTATTCAGTTGTTGAAGCTGCATTGTGAGATCAAAATACGTTTATTGTAGATCTTAGTTGCTCTTTAGACAAtggcaaacattttttttttatttgtatttgcacATCTACTAAAATAGACCCATTTTAAaatgtccagtctctgttttaaaaaaaaattaaaaatactttGTTATTAATGTCAGtcatttatgtaaatgttaggTTCACATTTTGGACTGATTGATGGCATTATTGCATTATAACTCATTTTCTCTGCCAGATTTCTGTACGAACACCAGGACCCAGCTCACCACTTCTACAAGGCCAAATTGGAGGAGTACAGTGACGTCAAAAACATATCTGCAGCTCCCCCTAGTGATGAGTCGGCTTCCAGCAAAAAGCAGCCTATTGCCTCTTCACCAGCTTCAGGCCCCATCACCCCCAGCCTAGCCCAAACAGAGCCCCAGTGCCAGGACCCTGGCCCCTCGAGTGCCAAACGAAAGAGAAAGAGTCGCTGGGGTTCTGAGGATGACAGAGTGGACCTGCCAGTCCCCCCAGTAGTCATTCCTCAAATTGATAAGACTGATCCTGACACTCCATCCCTTTCTGGTATTGTACAATATTTGTATGTGTTTCAATGAACATCATTTAGTGTTAGGATACTGTGTattagaatttatttttttatactgtAGGTATATAATCAGACACAATTACTGTAATTACAAGACTAAAAGACTAGGATTGCATATGATTGTCAGTAGTGAAAAACTCTTCCATACCTCAGTGTAGCTGTATCACTAACTGTAGAGGTGTCTAAACAGACATATGTTTTTATGAACTACTTAATATTTCCAGTATGAGCTATAACAGTCAGTTGGGAAATGGGGACATGCGAAAGAGCAACTAACAAAATCATCCAAACCCAGAATTTAATGATTGCTTATTTTTGTAATTGAAtgcttgtgtgaatgtgttacaGAGCAGGAGCTGAGGGGCCTAGGTTACAAAAAAGGAAAGCCAGTTGGTCTAGTGGGTGTCACAGAGCTCTCTGAGGACCAGAAAAAACAGCTCAAAGAACAGCAGGAAGTATGAAATGAGCTGAGATTTATGTATGAAATgagtaattaataaatatttcttttaGCGTCAGTGGGATTTGCTTTAtttctgtgtgttcatgtgtgtaaGTTTAGTCCCTCAgcaattgtgtttgtgttgtgttacaAGATGCAAGAAATGTTTGATATGATCATGAAGCACAAGCGGGCAATGCAGGAGATGCAGCTAATGTGGGAGAAGGCTGTGCGAGACCATCAGCATGATTATGACAGTGATGAAGAGATTGACGCTCAGGCGGGCACTTGGGAACACAGGCTCAGAAAAATGGAGATGGAAAAAACAAGAGGTTTGTAactatttaattattgttttaacaGAGGACAGAAGGGATGATAAATGGGTTGCAAGTACAGTTGGGGATTGTATTGTTAGGCATGTTAGGATTTTATTGGcctaaacaacaaacaacaacccTGTGGTCAAAGGAACGTTACTGGGACATAAATAACTTCTTAACACTCACCCATAGTTGCAATAAGCTATGCAATCTCACAATAACTCACAGTACGTTATCATCATGAGGTGTTTGTGTTCCTGAGCAGAGTGGGCAGAGCAGCTGACTGAGATGGGGAAAGGAAAGCATTTTATTGGTGACTTTCTACCACCTGATGAACTGGAGAAGTTTATGGAAACATTTAAAGCTCTAAAGGTGAGCAATTATGAATAAACCTGCCCTGATAAAAATACTTTGAAATATCTCAGATCtaattttaattaaagcaaCCAATTTGTTTTGCCGCTCTGATGTGCAGGAGGGCAGAGATCCTGACTACTCTGAGTATAAAGAGTTCAAGCTGACAGTGGAAAACATTGGATTCAAGATGCTTATGAAGATGGGCTGGAAGGAGGGAGAGGGTCTGGGTTCAGATGGCCAGGGCATCAAGAACCCTGTGAACAGGTGAAGAGTAAAACTAACAGTAATTAAATTTAGTAACATACTGTTAAAGCAGGGCTTTGGCTcattggtctaggggtatgattctcgctttgggtgcgagaggtccctggttcaaatcccggacgtgccctgtttctccgacctgtgtttggggcggcacggtggtgaagcaggtagtgtcgcagtcacacatctcctggaggttgtgggttcgattcccgctccgggtgactgtctttgaggagtgtggtgtgttctccctgtgtctgcgtgggtttccgccgggtgcttcggtttcctcccacagtccaaaaacacacgttggtaggtggattggcgactcaaaagtgtccgtaggtgtgaatgaatgtgtatgtgtgtctgtgttaccctgtgaaggactggcgccccctccagggtgtgttcctgccttgcgcacaatgattccaggtaggctctggacccactgcggccCTGAAtgggataagcgcttacagataatgaatgaatgtttgtaagATCCTTTCTTTGATGCGGAGTTTAGGAATCAAACCGTACTTGCTTGATAtttgaacaacaacaaaaacagtagTCTTACAGTATCTGCTTGTTTTCCAGAGGCACCACTGCAATAGATGGTGCAGGGTTTGGAGTGGACCGACCTGCTGAACTCAATAAAGGTGATGATGAGTATGACGCCTTCCGCAAGAGGATGATGCTGGCTTACCGCTTCAGACCTAATCCTCTGGTCAGTAATGGACAACTAAACCTGTGTGAATTAATTATACAAGGGCTAAGTCTGCTCTGTCACTCTATTCTATATATAGCAAACAGGTCAAGAATTAATGTCGTCATGAACTGGTGCTCATGATGTGCAGATTTATATTTGCATTTCTCTAATACAATGTGATTATCACAGGCGAATCCGATGTCTTATATTGGTAGTTCCTTGTTGAGGgttaatttaaacatttaaaaatgtttggtcaaaaatgttgaaattgaaatcttttacatttgggAGGTTGAGGTGAGAAGAATTTCAAGATTTTTGAACCCAGCCCAAGTCAAACACAGCTTTGGTAGAGATGTCTGGCTTCTGTGAGTTTCAAACAAATATCCCAAGCTCTGGACCCCAAGAATCAGGCTGAGAACCACTCAATAAAAGTGATATGTTGAATATTTAAACAGGCACAGGTGTCATTTGCTTTTACACTCGTGAAATTATGgagtttctgttctgtttctctaATCATGTTTCTGGACTGAAAATTCCATTGTAAATGATTATATAATCTCCTGAATTTAACTGCATCTTTTTTCTTTCCAGAATAATCCGAGAAGGCCATACTACTGAAGGGGTGGTACCTGCATTGtactgccatttttttttttttttttttttttaatcttttcttTGGTGTGTTGTTTTCAAAAAAGCGCTCCATGACATCATTGCAATGTACTATGCTTTTTCAG is a genomic window of Hoplias malabaricus isolate fHopMal1 chromosome X1, fHopMal1.hap1, whole genome shotgun sequence containing:
- the LOC136675620 gene encoding SURP and G-patch domain-containing protein 1-like isoform X3, whose amino-acid sequence is MDSNDAGRGGWKNNNNNKFGQKSKINVIMRQEELIAQKKREIEAKMAEQAKRNIPTPSKPLPQSTPPSQDSTSQGSTSNKFVNDGSFLQQFLKMQKEKSSTDSGSNSHPKSSTPSSQSQKKSILVGKRPGLGVSSMLSQFKNYSQTKKTPLQIPRPSVFSSPDEDEDVEEDDAQYLEVKVSPPEDEDLVLIINRMASFVAEGGPELERKAIEDYKDNPLFSFLTERNGQEHLYFRKRVAQLRQQSQQKDSPAQLDVFSSVDEETKKVAEKLARFVADGGPEVEAIAVKHNHDNPSFRFLYEHQDPAHHFYKAKLEEYSDVKNISAAPPSDESASSKKQPIASSPASGPITPSLAQTEPQCQDPGPSSAKRKRKSRWGSEDDRVDLPVPPVVIPQIDKTDPDTPSLSEQELRGLGYKKGKPVGLVGVTELSEDQKKQLKEQQEMQEMFDMIMKHKRAMQEMQLMWEKAVRDHQHDYDSDEEIDAQAGTWEHRLRKMEMEKTREWAEQLTEMGKGKHFIGDFLPPDELEKFMETFKALKEGRDPDYSEYKEFKLTVENIGFKMLMKMGWKEGEGLGSDGQGIKNPVNRGTTAIDGAGFGVDRPAELNKGDDEYDAFRKRMMLAYRFRPNPLNNPRRPYY
- the LOC136675620 gene encoding SURP and G-patch domain-containing protein 1-like isoform X1; the protein is MDSNDAGRGGWKNNNNNKFGQKSKINVIMRQEELIAQKKREIEAKMAEQAKRNIPTPSKPLPQSTPPSQDSTSQGSTSNKFVNDGSFLQQFLKMQKEKSSTDSGSNSHPKSSTPSSQSQKKSILVGKRPGLGVSSMLSQFKNYSQTKKTPLQIPRPSVFSSPDEDEDVEEDDAQYLEVKVSPPEDEDLVLIINRMASFVAEGGPELERKAIEDYKDNPLFSFLTERNGQEHLYFRKRVAQLRQQSQQKDSPAQLDVFSSVDEETKKVAEKLARFVADGGPEVEAIAVKHNHDNPSFRFLYEHQDPAHHFYKAKLEEYSDVKNISAAPPSDESASSKKQPIASSPASGPITPSLAQTEPQCQDPGPSSAKRKRKSRWGSEDDRVDLPVPPVVIPQIDKTDPDTPSLSEQELRGLGYKKGKPVGLVGVTELSEDQKKQLKEQQEMQEMFDMIMKHKRAMQEMQLMWEKAVRDHQHDYDSDEEIDAQAGTWEHRLRKMEMEKTREWAEQLTEMGKGKHFIGDFLPPDELEKFMETFKALKEGRDPDYSEYKEFKLTVENIGFKMLMKMGWKEGEGLGSDGQGIKNPVNRGTTAIDGAGFGVDRPAELNKGDDEYDAFRKRMMLAYRFRPNPLVSNGQLNLCELIIQGLSLLCHSILYIANRSRINVVMNWCS
- the LOC136675620 gene encoding SURP and G-patch domain-containing protein 1-like isoform X2; its protein translation is MDSNDAGRGGWKNNNNNKFGQKSKINVIMRQEELIAQKKREIEAKMAEQAKRNIPTPSKPLPQSTPPSQDSTSQGSTSNKFVNDGSFLQQFLKMQKEKSSTDSGSNSHPKSSTPSSQSQKKSILVGKRPGLGVSSMLSQFKNYSQTKKTPLQIPRPSVFSSPDEDEDVEEDDAQYLEVKVSPPEDEDLVLIINRMASFVAEGGPELERKAIEDYKDNPLFSFLTERNGQEHLYFRKRVAQLRQQSQQKDSPAQLDVDEETKKVAEKLARFVADGGPEVEAIAVKHNHDNPSFRFLYEHQDPAHHFYKAKLEEYSDVKNISAAPPSDESASSKKQPIASSPASGPITPSLAQTEPQCQDPGPSSAKRKRKSRWGSEDDRVDLPVPPVVIPQIDKTDPDTPSLSEQELRGLGYKKGKPVGLVGVTELSEDQKKQLKEQQEMQEMFDMIMKHKRAMQEMQLMWEKAVRDHQHDYDSDEEIDAQAGTWEHRLRKMEMEKTREWAEQLTEMGKGKHFIGDFLPPDELEKFMETFKALKEGRDPDYSEYKEFKLTVENIGFKMLMKMGWKEGEGLGSDGQGIKNPVNRGTTAIDGAGFGVDRPAELNKGDDEYDAFRKRMMLAYRFRPNPLVSNGQLNLCELIIQGLSLLCHSILYIANRSRINVVMNWCS